A part of Gossypium hirsutum isolate 1008001.06 chromosome A07, Gossypium_hirsutum_v2.1, whole genome shotgun sequence genomic DNA contains:
- the LOC107955807 gene encoding uncharacterized protein → MPNHPTDSCPMLQDETGTQVNAINNFPGPPQRPYNPYGNTFNPGWRDHPNMSYGNKNQNYQPRPPPFPNQSPQKTSLETIVEKLAISQEKFQTQTQSHLQEIDKQISQLAQTVGRLESQGRLPSQTETNPRENVSAITLRSGTVISPKPTKEPEKIEKDKEDTSLKSQEEKSSPTSGKVIPSPSFSTYETPPPFPGKLARRDKKEEEKEILDIFKKVEINIPLLDVIQKVPKYAKFLKDLCTNRRRLSGNERVNLNENISAIFQRRLPPKYKDQGMFAIPCKIGKFGIKRTMCDLGASINVMPLSFYNKISTKPLKETRVTVQLADRSVIYPEGVLENVLVKVNDLIFPADFYIINMENDRSNNGSEILLGRPFLSTAHTKIDVRNGILTMEFDGKVVKFDVYKAMKYPDSVASLNFIDIIDPLADDFIETDLFYDFCRDVEDLDDENEIISTLSSIFDSRLIPSKPLPSILQAPQLELKQLPSHLKYEFLGDNRTLPIIISSELSRQEEEELIAILRTYKKAIGWTLADIQGLSPSTCMHKIKTEENAKPTREGQ, encoded by the coding sequence ATGCCGAACCACCCAACCGATTCATGTCCAATGCTACAAGATGAGACGGGCACCCAAGTCAATGCCATAAATAATTTCCCAGGACCTCCTCAAAGGCCATACAATCCCTACGGTAACACTTTCAATCCCGGTTGGAGAGATCATCCAAATATGAGTTATggaaacaaaaaccaaaattacCAACCGAGACCACCTCCCTTTCCAAATCAATCACCACAAAAAACCTCTCTTGAGACCATTGTTGAAAAGTTGGCCATTTCACAAGAGAAATTCCAAACCCAAACACAATCTCATCTCCAAGAAATTGACAAACAAATAAGCCAACTAGCCCAAACCGTTGGTCGCCTAGAGTCTCAAGGACGATTACCCTCTCAAACTGAAACAAATCCGAGAGAAAATGTGAGCGCGATTACTTTACGAAGTGGTACCGTAATTTCACCAAAGCCAACAAAGGAGCCCGAGAAAATCGAGAAAGACAAAGAAGACACTTCTTTGAAGAGTCAAGAAGAAAAATCCTCGCCTACCTCAGGTAAAGTGATTCCTAGTCCTTCTTTTTCTACTTACGAGACTCCTCCTCCCTTTCCAGGAAAGCTTGCAAGGCGTGACAAAAAGGAAGAGGAGAAGGAAATTTTGGATATATTCAAAAAAGTGGAAATCAATATTCCACTTCTTGATGTCATTCAGAAGGTGCCAAAATATGCGAAGTTTTTGAAAGACTTATGCACAAATCGGAGGCGGTTATCCGGCAATGAAAGAGTTAACCTCAACGAGAATATTTCAGCCATTTTTCAAAGACGCCTACCACCGAAATACAAGGACCAAGGGATGTTTGCAATTCCGTGCAAAATAGGAAAATTCGGAATAAAAAGGACAATGTGTGATCTAGGCGCATCTATTAATGTCATGCCGCTAAGCTTCTACaacaaaatttcaacaaaaccatTAAAAGAGACGCGAGTGACGGTTCAATTAGCTGATCGGTCAGTTATCTACCCCGAAGGGGTACTAGAAAACGTGTTGGTAAAGGTAAATGATCTCATTTTCCCTGCTGATTTTTACATTATTAACATGGAAAATGACCGCAGCAACAACGGATCAGAAATCTTGCTTGGACGCCCTTTCTTGTCAACAGCGCATACAAAGATCGATGTCCGTAACGGCATCTTAACCATGGAATTTGACGGGAAAGTGGTTAAATTCGATGTGTACAAAGCTATGAAGTATCCTGATTCCGTCgcaagtttaaattttattgatattatagatcCGTTAGCCGATGATTTTATCGAAACtgatttgttttatgatttttgtaGGGATGTGGAAGATCTCGATGATGAAAACGAAATCATTTCAACTCTTTCCTCCATTTTTGATTCTCGATTAATTCCATCTAAACCCCTTCCCTCAATTTTGCAGGCACCACAACTAGAATTGAAGCAACTTCCATCGCATCTCAAATATGAATTTTTGGGCGATAACCGAACCTTGCCAATTATCATTTCAAGTGAATTATCACGACAGGAAGAGGAAGAATTGATTGCTATTTTGCGCACCTATAAAAAGGCAATTGGATGGACATTAGCTGATATCCAAGGCTTAAGTCCATCCacttgcatgcataaaattaaaACAGAGGAGAACGCGAAACCAACGAGAGAAGGCCAGTGA